The DNA window AATGTTTCTGACTGTTTCTGATTGTTTCCTACAATCTCTCTGACAGAGTGGTGAAGTTTGTGCACCTTGCAGAGGTGTGTCATGGTGCTGGAGTCAGGATCTCTTGTAAAAGGCTTTGCTCTTTGTGCAATGGCAAGTGAAGAAACAAAGTATGTGTAAGGGACATATGGAGGGGTTTCTGAGTCAGCAGAGCAAAGGGGTTGTAGATGATGCTGCCTCAGGTAGCCACACACTTGAGCAGTgaaaatttctcttctttccccagcTGGCAAATAAAATGCCTGGTAGGTGGAGATTGTGTTGCACCGTGTTGGCAAAGGATCTCTTGTACATAAATATGTGACTTTCCTTGTGTGGTGTTGAACATGTGGGATTATTACAGGAGTGTGCATTGTTACAAAAGGATGGATTTAGATGCATTTTATAATGACCCTTTTGCTTGAATTCTTATTTTTCCAAGTGCATCTGAAGAATTCATAACTTAGCATCTGAGATAATTCAAAAGAGTTCCAGTGAATAATGTAGTTTTTGTGTGTCTGAGCTGCAGATGGTATTCTTGGAAGTCCTATTTGAGAAGTCAGCTAAATGTGCTTTCAGAAGTGTTCTATTTCTTAACAGTCATAGGAGcaaagaaaactttgaaaataaaatgacagtTGAAATGAGCATTGACAATGCAAAGCAGTAGCGTAGGATTATGGATatgttgttttaaatatatctagtaacatttttaatgcatcAGAAATGGTTATCTAACTTCCCTACTCAATCTTATAACTTACTATGATAGTTGACTAAGAAAGAGAGGCTAACTTTGTGGAAGAAAAGTATGAGTTTTATGGTTGTCCTTCTTGAAGgcttccagaaataaaaaaataaaatccacatcACATTTCTTCTTTGATATACATTTTGTTGGTTTATCAGCTGGGTAAAGTAAAATGATTGTGTGAGTTTAAAAGAAACTGCATATCACAATTTCAGGTTGTAACATCTGTTCAGAGAAAGGCAAGGGCAGGAGAAGATGCAACTTCATTTTCCTAGAAATGTAAGAGCTATTGTGTTTTCAGAAAGCAGTTTAGATCTTTTTAGTAAAGGTGCTCCTCTTTTTAAAAGCTCACTATTGAGCCTTGGGAGAAGCATGGCTAAGCTATATGCTGGAGTCTTAGCAATGTGAAAGcaagtgttttaaaatctgaCTGGATAGAGATGATTTCTGTCTGAATGATGGTGTTGCATCCTCACAATCATTAATATTCCACTAGTCTAGAGCAGGACTTATGCTGTGCTGGATGAATGTGTTTAACTTGAATCTTTTCTTCTCAAAcctttttgcttctttacaCAGGGAATGAAGTATCTGTGCATTCCTGCTGCTGACTCACCCTCGCAGAACttgtaagtattttttaaaagtaaatcaTGAAACCCCAGAAATCCTATGGTACCATGATgcctattttaaaatttgctgaaAGCTCTGATTCTGATCTCTAATGAGTATTACACAAATAAGGGGTTTAATCTTTTAGGAAAACACAGTAACACTTCATTTCACCCTGCTTTTTGATTTGTGGCCTTAAACTTCAGGAATTCCTTAGTGAGTCTGAGCCTAATTCAGTCACAGTTTATTCTAGCCACTGTTTTTGTCAATCTTTGTGTTTggctcctcttttttttttttttttttttttaagtgccaACTGCAGCCATTAACAAGTATTTGAAAGAGGTTTGAAGCCTGGTGCCTCAAGGGTTGAAATAAATTTCTCACAGTGGGCCTTCAAAACAAAGTCCCTGTGTGCAAACTACCCCTGACAATCGGCTGGGGACTTCTTGAACCTGCCTCAGAAGTCCCTGCTGCTCTTGGTATAAGCTGGCATGGCAGGGAGTTTTCTGCCCTGCAGTGACTCTGACCTTGAGGATATAGGTACTGCAGCTAGAGTGTCCAAGCCTTGCTCTTTCTCATCTCTGCTAAAGTTCACCTAATGCTTACTGATTTACCCCTGGTTTTAATTGAGCATGCCAAGCCTTGATTCCAAAGAGAGATCAAAACAAAAGGACTTGGATGGTGACCAGCTCTTTCTTCTAGGGCTCACTGTTTGTGTTGGGGAGAGGTAAGGGGGGTTTCAGCCACATCCTGCTACCAATTTTTGGTAGAGAAACAAGTAGTGGAAAGAGGCCTGGTAGGTACGGAAGGAACTGCAGCACTACTTTTCTCTTGTATCACAGCAATAGTCTGGCTCATGCTTTTGGGGGATATTTTTAGAGCATGTGTTTCTCATAGTCTAGAAAGATTCCAGTGTGGCATTTGATGTCTGataatttgcctttttattctgcatttctgtcaTGATTTTgggtgaagggaaaaaaaaaaaggcaccacACCCCACCCTCAATAAAAAACACCCTAATCCCCTAAATTTCAGGTCTGTAATGAGAAGGCTGAGAGCTAACTGCCTTTGTAATGGACAGCTTCTGTGGccttaatatttaaaataaacataaataaatttaaagaaatatcttttgggaaggaaagctAATATGAGATTAGAGGAAAGCATTCACATGTCATTAATTGTTCATTGGCATTTTGAAGTGTGTAGCATTTTTGACAACATTTTCTAAATCTGCTTCCTTTGTCACTAGAGATAAATTGGGAATAGAAAGAGAAAGGATGGCATTTATGATGAACATTAATCAATGTACAATTCCCCTCACTGTTAAATATCAAGGAGTTATATTGAAAGAACAGTTCCTGTGCTTGCGCTGTCTGGCGCAGTACCATGGCTCTTAAGGCTTCAGTAAGAAGATAGAATATTTGCATGAATATTGTTTCTGTTATGCTGCAGGCATCTAAAATACTTGCTTTGGTATCAGGTGGTTGCAAGCAAACGTCATTACTTCTAATACTGATACATTCCAtcacttaaaataaaacttgatGAGTAACcgatttttcttcttttactttaTACAGTCCAGGCCTTCAAGTAAAATCAAATCATGATGCTCACAAATAGCACCATTGCTTGCTTTGCACATGCAGTCTtctgaaagaaagaggaagttATTTTTGTTCAGCCTGAGAGGACTGGATGCAGTCTTATCTAGGAGTGGTTAACCATACTGCCTGTGCCCACTGTGGAGGGAGGGATAGCTAGGGAACAGGAAGGGAATTGGTCCCTCTGCAACATCTTTGCATGTCTACCCTCTGCTTCTGAAAGAGGGATTCTGTTGGTTTCTTtctagggagaaaaaaacaaccaaccaagcAGCATCCTGTATTGCAGGTTCTTGTGTTCTCTTAGCAATAGTTAACAGGCACAACTGATGGGGTGCACTCTGCTCTCTTGTCTGTTTCCCAACAGCAAGGACCAACTGGAAACCTTTTACCCACTGAATTTTGTGACTGTGAGCTCTTAATGCACTTCAGCTCAGTTTTTGTGAAGAAAACCTTTGGTTTCTTGTGTGAATAATGCATATTTACTCCTAGAAAACTTTAGTGGAGTTCTTTTCCTCAGAGGGATGACTTGCCAGGGACATACAGCAGGGATTCCCCTGTTAGCATGTGGCTATTCACTAAAGTGTctcaaaagctttatttttctcccctgtTCTGCCCCAACAAGCATGGGGAGAAAGCAATTGCTTTTCAGACTCAAGGTACTTCCTAGATTTAAATCAATGTTTTCCCTGGTCTGTGAGAATTTTACCTTGGGCCAGTAACTGCTCCAGAAGAGTCATTCTCTATAAAAGTCATCACTAAAAAGTTATTTCTATAGAAATAGAAtcttcccttcctgccctgttCCAGTTAATTGTCTTTGGCTGGCTGTCTGTTTCTAGGGAATTAGCCTCTAACAGTCAGGTGGTTAGTGGTGAGAATACAGAAGCCAGATGACCTATTAAGAGGAGAAAATTTtggtagatttttttctttttacatcaCGAAAGGAAAGAAACATCAAGATGCTTTGTCCTATCTGATGTGGATGCTATCTTTTTAACCTTTATAAATGCTTGTAGAAGTCCAACTAgcaacaaatgaaaatatagcTCTAGTATCATAAGTCTGCTCTTGGTCTTGTTTTGAATTATGCAGCGTGCTCTAATGCGTAGTTTAGATAACTTCTACAACATCCTGGTAGGGGCGTTGTACTGGTGGTTCTTCCTGTGGTGTTTTCCCACTGTAAAGATGATGCAGTTCAGGACCCAGCTTTCAGCTGGGAGATGCAAGAGTCAGATATCATGTAATAAATTGTCCTGAAGTCCAACAAATGGGCTGCAAATCAACACATTTGTCAAGTGCTTTCCTGTTAGAGATGATAGTCAACTGTTTTGTGGTTACTGTAAGACTTACCATTCTTCTTTGTGTCTGGCAATTGCCACAGAGCTAACTGGTCCTCAATCTTAGTTTTAATCTGAACATGATTTTACCATAACTTTGAAAATGAGTTTAAGCAACTGTGTCTACTGGCTTCAGAAGAGACCCTGATGCCATAGGGTTGTGGAGGAGTACATACCTCCTTTTCTCTGGCTCAAGATGAGGAGGGGCCAGGGTGCTATAGAGCAGCACTAATTCTAGATGTGACTATTTCTCTTCTCATTTTCATGAATGCCTGTAAACACACTTGAAAGCACATCAGCAGACTGAGCATCAGCGGTGAGGAAGGGTGAAGAAAACTGGGTGAATGGAGTTCACGATGTTTAGTACCTTGCAAAGGTGTTATGCTCAGtcacagatatttttcaaacCAGAGTGTTGGAAGTGTCTTAACAAAACTTGTGTGAGACCATTGAAATGAATTCACTCGTGCATGAAGCTACCCTCCTGGCCATATTTTctagagagaaagagaaaagatgagAAGATCAGGTTGTCAATACAACCTGACCAAGCTTCATCTGAGTGAATGCTTTCAATCTCAGCTAAGCTCTTCATTGTGCAATAGCAAAGCCTCTTGCACACATAGCCAGAGATCTCATTTATCCTCTAAGTTTGTTTATGTGAAGCCTCTTGTGCTCCCCTGGCAGACCTGAGCACACTGATTTCTTAGAGCTCAGCAAGCGACAGTGGTTTGGCGTGGCAGTCCGAGTACACATGCATTTGTAAGGCTTTGTCTTCACTTATCCCACATGCTTCATCAGTTCCTTGAGAAATATAAAACCTTGAGTTGACCTGCTGTCCAAAAGCTTGGGATTGCATTGTGCGTTGAGATTTTCCAAATAAGCTGCTCAGGTCTTCTCTAGCTGTGTTTTCCATGTTGTATCCAGTGATGCAGGACCTGTGTTGGAGAGGGAGTCCCGGGCTTTGGGatcttctttttgtttattccaGTTAGATATCGTTGCCTTTGCAAGTTCTGCAGGCAGTGACATCCTGTTGCATCAGTGTTGTCCTTCAGGTCAGGAGTGTTTACAGTATCAGCAGCTGCACTGTTAGGCAGGAAGGGAAGCTTCCTTTTATGTGGGTATTCCTGATTTTTGTGTGGCTGCTGGTTCTgggctgaggttttttttcttttacccttGTGGTATAATATTCACTCAGAAAGGGGAAACATCTTGAATACAGGACGTTGTGTTTCATGGGTGTTGAGCGCAATGTGCTTTCAGGTTTGCCCTTGCCAGCAGGCCTGGCAATGACTGCCCCCTAAGAACCTCTTTCCTCTGCCTGTGTTGCCCACATTACTGCTGCTTGTGAGCTTGAATTGCAAGAGCACTCAAAGGCCACCGTGAACTCCAGCTCTGTTGAGCTAAGAGGTGCTACTTGCAGCTGTGGTAAAACTGCAGGCAGCACCAAAGGCAGGGTGTGCAACTTGGAACTGGGATGCAAAGAGGCAGTGCTGCGTATTCACTCAGATGATGACAGCTGCCCACTCGCTATCCTTCACTATGCCTCACTTAAAATGAAAGGGGCATGTGTAAAGGATAATGAGATTATAAACCCTAAAGTTTGCAAACAGAGTCTTCTCTAcgttttctcctctgctgctttaaAACAGGCGAGCTGTAGGCTGACACCCTGAATACAGGCAGAAGGGGTACTGCCGTCTGAAAGGAGAAGACTGGAAGGAACTAAAGAAAACAGGGCTTGAATTGAGAATTTTTTCATAGCAGAGACAAAAGGGAGTGATTTCACATAGCCAAGCAGAAAGTCTTAATGTTTAGACATGCCTTAGCACATGGCTTGAAGGAGGAGGTAGAGTTAGAATGAAGCATAAGTTTGGGTAGCAGGTAGTGTCTCTTTGTGAGAGACATTACATCTGGAGAACTGCTCATGTAGTTGTGCTGAGTTCCACCTGACATCTGAGCACACAAGGACATGTGAGGTCAAGTTACTGCTTTAAGAAGTatcaaacacaaaccaaaatacAGACTTGACAGTCATCAGAATAAAGTTTATCACACTGTAGTGCCTAAAATACCAGTTTCTTACTTGGATGGAGTGGCAAATAACTTATGCCAGTGAGTTCTGTGTTTCATTGGCAGACAATAACTTTTACTTTGTAAGACCTGTATTCAGTTCTAAATTCTAGAAACAGCATGAGGTGAGCTTTCGgatatatttctttctttctaagtAGTGATTTTACTAAATGCAGCACTTTCTTTATCctccttctgcttttgttttcagagcaaGGCATTTCAGAGAGAGCATCAAATTTATCCATGAGTGCCGGCTCACAGGTGAAGGCTGCTTAGTTCACTGGTATGTATACGACTTGCTAAACAAATTCTTTTTAAGGGTTTCTCTACCTTGATTAGGATGTTCATCATTTTAATGATTTCGTAATAAAATTTGTGGTCATCTCCCCTCTGTAGCCAAATCCTCTTGGACTGAATTGCTCCCTTTATTCAGAAAGACCCAGAAGATTTGCAAATGCTATTAAAGCCTTATGCGAGGGCATTCGAGTCTCTGGGGTGGGCAGCTGCTTGGAGATGAAAGGAGCTGAAGAGATTCCTCTTGACCTTCTCTTATCAAACATCTTTGTGGGATTTATTTAACTAGGAATGTGTTGGCTGAAGACATACTATTTATTTCTCATCATTTTAATAGCTGTATTTCTAAATGTGATTTCCATAATCCTAATAATTTGATTAATTTCTCTAACAGCTGTTTTGGTGACTTCAGAGTTGTTAAAAAAACCTGTCTGAACAGAAATtgattttcccccctcttcttAAAACTGCTGAAGCATTCAAATGTTGCATTTGTTAATAGCAAGACCCTGATTGGAGAGATGCTCCTAGGACTGTAAAGAATAGAAAAGGAAATCCCACCCTGGGTTTTTTGTTGCTCTTTGCTATTGGTTGTGGTCTTTGTGCTGTATGTCCACAGGACATAGCTGAGTCTGTATATGGAATCACAGTCATCTCATGATTTGAACTCTGGACTTGTACACAGGCCCTGAGTATAAACCCTCACTTTGCTATTGACTCGTGACAGAGCTGTGCATGAGCCATTTGGTCAGTCTTGGTGTATAGAAAACAGGAATAAGTAGTCTGAATACtgatagaattttaaaaaccataTATTTAAATTTGTGAAGTATTCAGAAACATAAAATGGTGTAAGAGTCTGGTTACTCTTTATTTTGACTGTGGTAAATATAATTCTTAACACATTCTTTATACTCTGAATAGAAATAATTCTGAGTTTGTCCAGTGTTGTCCAACCAGACATCATGAATGATTCTTACTCTATCCCAGCTTTTCATCTGGGGAAACTGGAGTCCTGAGAGTTTAAGCTGCACAATGCAGTGGATAGCAGAAAGAGGAACTCAAGCAACCAGACATATGTACCTCTTATTGGTTCAGTTAAAGTTCATTTTTGCCCCATGAAATTGCAGCCTTTATTCATGGTGGAGAGGAAACAGTCTTATTTCTCTGCTCTGATCTTtataaacagaagaaagaaagggtGACTTacttctgcctttttaaaaCCCAAATCTAACTTAGAATGTGTTCACTGTCCCCTGCTTTTGTGACTACTTgatacttttttcttccttttcagccTCATATGAGTTACCACTCAGAACCCACTTTCTTGATCACGtagattttcttctgctgcatttgAAAAAGTAGCACCAAAACTATTTAACTCAAATATTATAATATTTCTTCCTCATGACAAGCAGCACAGCAGTCTGTGATGTTGAGAAGTAATGCTTTTAGCTGTGACAGGTGAAGTACAGCACTGCTTCACTGTTTAGCACCCCCTTCTCCATGCAGCCTTGCAGGTGTCTCCAGGAGTGTCACACTGGTGGTTGCCTACATCATGACCATCACAGACTTTGGCTGGGAAGATGCACTGTCTGTTGTCCGTGCGGCGAGATCCTGTGCCAATCCAAACATGGGCTTCCAGAGACAGCTACAGGAATTCGAAAAACATGATGTTGATCAGGTAAATGAACTACAAAAAAGAGCTGTGAAACACAACTCCAAGTCAGATCATGGGCTACTTCTCATTATTTTGTGGTCTGTGTGTTTTATCTGACTCCCCGTTTTTGCTTTGAGGGAATGGCTTCTTAGCCCAGCCAGTTCCGTGAAGGGGATACAGATAGATCTGAAGGTGTCAGGGAATgctgggtgggaaaagggatgAAGGACACCTcctgtccagctgtgctgtcaATCTAGTGGTTGCTTCATGTGAGCTAAGACACAGTTCAAGATTAGCACCTTTAGAGGGGTAAAAGGTAAAGGGTGAATTCTCAGAACACAAGTAAAAGGCCAACCTATAACTACCAGTTGCATAAAAGTAGTGGGTTTCCTCCCAACACATTCATTTGCACTAGTAAGCAGGAAAGAAATCATCATCACAGATCTTTCATGTCCAGGAGTTAAAGTAAGTCCTCATTATGGTTTGTCCATAAACCCAAGTCCTCCCACCTTCTGTGGCTAAGAGTTAATATGTTTTTTGATGTTTAGGGCAGCCTCAGATCtgacccttttttttcttatgagcCTTTGAAGGTTTTGTAGTGCTAGGAGAATCAGCAAAAGAGTTGGACTGCCAAAGGGGTgtcataaaacaaaaatgagttTCTtactccaaaaaaaccccatcctaCGCAAAAGACCTGCTCCCTGTGGGTGATTGGTGACTTCCACTTACGTTACCAACCTACTGTGGCTGTCCCTTCCATTTTCCATTGCTCAGCATGTTGTTGTTGTGTGGGCTTTTGTGCCTAATGTGCTTAttgaaaataacaacaacacAGGCCAACCAAAGTCGGAAAGCAAAAGACACGAGACAAAggatgttgttttttttattccatcccTGTCATTCTGCTGCAGAAAGCTCAGAGTTTAGAAATTACCATTAGTTTTGCCTGATGCAGTTAGCAACTGTAAATATTTGcgtttttttttaatatttaactgAATGTTTCCTGGAGCATTTGGAACTGGTGTAAAGGTAGAATAACTGATTTTTGAGAGACAAAAGTCAGAGAGGGACTTTCCAGACTTGTCTCCTTCCT is part of the Vidua chalybeata isolate OUT-0048 chromosome 1, bVidCha1 merged haplotype, whole genome shotgun sequence genome and encodes:
- the DUSP22 gene encoding dual specificity protein phosphatase 22 isoform X3, with protein sequence MLKQRDARDVEQLSKNNITHILSIHDSARPMLEGMKYLCIPAADSPSQNLARHFRESIKFIHECRLTGEGCLVHCLAGVSRSVTLVVAYIMTITDFGWEDALSVVRAARSCANPNMGFQRQLQEFEKHDVDQFRQWLKQEYGENSSQDLQEAKNLLSKYKEQAELHQTTGGRQWNNNFSSVPSLSYSNYTTET